The Armatimonadota bacterium genome contains the following window.
CATCGAAGACCGCGACGTGGCGGGGGCGATTGTCTCGGCGGCGAACCGCCTGGGCGCCGACCTGGTCGTGGTGGGGGCGCGGCCGCGCCGCGGCCTGCCGGCGCTGCGGCCCGGGGTGGCGGACGCCGTCCTCCGCCGCGCCGGCCGGCCTGTCCTGGTCGTTCCCCACACGTCCCTCCGGGTCGGCCCGCAGGTCCTGGCCGCCGCCTCCTGACGGGAGGCCTGCGATGCGGCAGCGGATCCTGGTGCCGGTGGACCTGTCGGCCTTGTCGGACGCGGTGGTGGAGGCGGCAGCAGACCTGGCGCGTCCGCTGGGGGCGGAACTGCGGATCCTCCACGTCTTCACCCCTGACGACGTGGCCGACGCCCAGAGGGAGAGAGGAGACACCCCGCAGAGGTTTGTGGAGCGGCTGGAAGAGTCCCTGCGGGATCTCGTTCGGCGGCGCGGTGTCCAGGCGGACGTGGAGGTCTGCCAGGGGTGGTCGGTTCCCGAGCAGATCCTGGAGACGTCGCGCCGGTGGGGCGCCACCTTCATCGTGATGGGGACCCACGGCCGACGGGGGTGGAGGCGGGTCCTGCTGGGCAGCGTGGCGGAGGAGGTCTTGCGCCACGCCTCCTGTCCCGTCCTGGTGATTCCCGCCGGCGCACGGCGGGACTCCCGGCCGGCCGCGGTGGCGGGGTGAGACAGATGGACGAGGTCGGACGGACCGAGCTGGTCCGCGCGGGGCGCATCCGCCTGCGGGCGAAGGACGTGATGACCTCGCCGGTGATCACGGTGCGGCCGGACACGCCGATCAAGGATGTGGCCGCGCTGATGGCCGCCCACCACATCAGCGGTGTGCCGGTGGTCACCGACCAGGGGGAGCTGGTGGGCATCATCACCGAGGCCGACCTGCTCCTCGCCGAAGCCCGCGGGTTCCGGCGGCCGGCGCGCCTGGCGCCGGTGGGGGAGGCCCGGCCGCGCCTGCGGGCCCGGGACCTGATGACCTCCCCG
Protein-coding sequences here:
- a CDS encoding universal stress protein, coding for MRQRILVPVDLSALSDAVVEAAADLARPLGAELRILHVFTPDDVADAQRERGDTPQRFVERLEESLRDLVRRRGVQADVEVCQGWSVPEQILETSRRWGATFIVMGTHGRRGWRRVLLGSVAEEVLRHASCPVLVIPAGARRDSRPAAVAG